One Spinacia oleracea cultivar Varoflay chromosome 4, BTI_SOV_V1, whole genome shotgun sequence DNA segment encodes these proteins:
- the LOC110778557 gene encoding small heat shock protein, chloroplastic — MASKLLTCSAASTLVSNRASSYPLPIGLGLGSGLPPKPSIRRTPSSRPSLVVKAQQGIEPMSGEKFHQKVALLNTSPYVRTPWNTSEDEHEIRMWFDMPGLAAENLEVETVDDLLVIRGDGGVDAFGNKILSPYDSRVQLPNNSWKEEITAVFKNGVLYITVPKITKFEHKIIHVPVRAIQ, encoded by the exons ATGGCAAGCAAATTGCTGACATGTTCTGCTGCTTCAACTCTGGTATCGAACAGGGCCTCATCCTACCCATTACCAATCGGGCTGGGCCTAGGTTCTGGGCTGCCACCAAAACCGTCAATTAGGAGGACCCCTTCTTCAAGGCCCTCTTTGGTGGTGAAAGCCCAACAGGGAATTGAGCCAATGTCAGGTGAAAAGTTCCACCAAAAGGTTGCACTACTTAACACCTCTCCTTATG TGCGAACTCCCTGGAATACTTCAGAGGACGAGCACGAGATCAGGATGTGGTTCGACATGCCAGGACTCGCAGCTGAGAACTTAGAAGTTGAAACTGTGGATGATTTGCTTGTCATTAGAGGTGACGGTGGCGTCGACGCGTTCGGAAACAAGATCTTGAGTCCATATGATAGCAGGGTTCAGCTTCCAAACAACTCATGGAAGGAAGAAATTACTGCTGTGTTCAAGAATGGTGTGCTCTACATTACTGTCCCTAAGATTACCAAGTTTGAGCACAAGATTATCCATGTTCCTGTTAGAGCCATTCAGTAA
- the LOC110778556 gene encoding uncharacterized protein has protein sequence MVEAMVRVGLTFMSDRQKGLLEAIKTVTPQANNRFCVRHIWANFKLNFTRTLFKDLFWDAARATTFMDFEIAMESIRFLDEDAWCYLDDIQPAHWSRWAFLTDVKSNMLLNNLCETFNVVIKDARDKPILTQMEWMRRYMMKRNNDKWEAAKKMKGRKLMPYIGIVFDGLEKYSRGCIVQQSRDDQYEVELGSDQVTVDLSNKTCSCFYWDLTGIPCVHAYSCIMDKRANPDDYVHEYYSMEKYLKAYEKPVKPMPGAKFWEKVDVPAPAPPRYKVQPGRPKVNKRRLEAGVKQGKGKKAKGDQHTQVEHPKRPKKQNKCGKCGGLGHNRTTCKKDGAPDQPAYKGQGGRPTSNTPWVAKQRRKKEERVLKAAVAAAACAGSSSQPQSQVTQTQQSQTHQHQSQTQPQQPRTKMPVRRTITSDL, from the exons ATGGTGGAAGCAATGGTACGTGTTGGCTTGACTTTTATGTCTGACAGACAAAAG GGTTTGCTTGAAGCAATCAAGACAGTGACTCCACAAGCCAACAACAGATTCTGTGTTAGGCACATATGGGCAAACTTTAAGCTCAATTTCACTAGAACTTTGTTTAAGGACTTGTTTTGGGATGCAGCTAGAGCTACAACATTT atggattttgaaattgcaaTGGAGTCCATCAGATTCCTTGATGAGGATGCTTGGTGCTACCTAGATGACATCCAACCAGCACATTGGTCTAGGTGGGCCTTCTTGACTGATGTGAAGTCAAACATGTTGTTGAACAACTTGTGTGAGACTTTTAATGTTGTCATCAAAGATGCAAGGGACAAACCAATTCTAACTCAGATGGAATGGATGAGGAGGTACATGATGAAAAGGAACAACGATAAATGGGAGGCTGCTAAGAAGATGAAAGGAAGGAAACTGATGCCATACATAGGCATAGTGTTTGATGGCTTGGAGAAGTACAGCAGGGGGTGTATTGTGCAACAGAGTAGGGATGACCAATATGAGGTGGAATTAGGCAGTGACCAAGTCACTGTTGATTTGTCTAACAAAACATGCTCTTGCTTCTACTGGGATCTAACAGGTATCCCCTGTGTGCATGCATACTCCTGCATCATGGACAAAAGAGCTAATCCAGATGACTATGTGCATGAGTATTACAGCATGGAGAAGTACCTGAAAGCTTATGAAAAGCCAGTGAAACCAATGCCTGGTGCTAAGTTTTGGGAGAAGGTGGATGTTCCTGCACCAGCACCACCTAGATACAAGGTACAACCTGGCAGGCCAAAGGTAAACAAGAGGAGACTGGAAGCAGGGGTGAAACAAGGGAAAGGGAAGAAGGCCAAGGGAGACCAACATACCCAGGTTGAGCACCCTAAAAgaccaaaaaaacaaaacaagtgTGGGAAGTGTGGTGGACTAGGTCACAACAGAACAACTTGCAAGAAGGATGGTGCACCTGATCAACCAGCTTACAAAGGGCAGGGTGGTAGGCCAACATCCAACACTCCATGGGTTGCTAAACAGAGAAGAAAGAAGGAAGAAAGGGTACTTAAGGCTGCTGTAGCTGCAGCTGCATGTGCAGGATCTTCAAGTCAGCCCCAATCCCAAGTAACCCAAACACAACAGTCCCAAACTCATCAACACCAGTCCCAAACTCAGCCACAACAACCTAGGACTAAAATGCCAGTGAGGAGGACCATTACTTCTGATTTGTAG